Part of the Triticum aestivum cultivar Chinese Spring chromosome 4D, IWGSC CS RefSeq v2.1, whole genome shotgun sequence genome is shown below.
gaacattgtatctggatctcgtttaatgcgagatggctactcatttaaatctgagaataatggttgttctatttatatgagagatatgttttatggtcatgccccgctggtcaatggtttattcctaatgaatctcgaacgtgatgttacacatattcatagtgtgaatgccaagaaatgtaaggttgataatgatagtcccacatacttgtggcactgccgccttggtcacattggtgtcaaacgcatgaagaaactccatgcagatggacttttggagtctcttgattatgaatcatttgacacatgcgaaccatgcctcatgggcaaaatgaccaagactccgttctccggaacagtggagcgagcaaccaacttattggaaatcatacatactgatgtgtgcggtccaatgagcgttgaggctcgcggtggctatcgttatgttctcaccctcactgatgacttgagtagatatgggtatgtctacttaatgaaacacaagtctaagacttttgaaaagttcaaggaattttagagtgaggttgagaatcaacgtgacaggaaaataaagttcttacgatcagatcatggagggaaatatttgagtcacgaatttggcacacacttaaggaaatgtggaattgtttcacaactcacgccgcctggaacacctcagcgtaatggtgtgtccgaacgtcgtaatcgcactctattggatatggtctgatctatgatgtctcttaccgatctaccgctatcattctggggttatgctttagagattgccgcattcactttaaatagggctccgtcgaaatccgttgagacgacaccgtatgaattatggtttggaaagaaacctaagctgttgtttcttaaagtttggggatgcgatgcttatgtcaagaaacttcaacctgaaaagctcgaacccaagtcggaaaaatgcgtcttcataggataccctaaggaaaccattgggtataccttctacctcagatccgaaggcaagatcttcgttgccaaaaacgggtcctttctggagaaagagtttctctcgaaagaagtaagtgggaggaaagtggaacttgatgagatgacccctctcgaaccagaaagtagcgcagcacaagaaaatgtttctgtggtgcctgcaccgactagagaggaagttaatgatgacgatcatgatcaagttaccactgaacttcgtaggtccacaaggacacgttccgcaccagagtggtacggcaaccctgtcctggaaatcatgttgttggacaacggtgaaccttcgaactatgaagaagcaatggcgggtccagattccaacaaattgcttgaagccatgcaacccgagataggatccatgtatgaaaacaaagtatggactttgacagacttgcccgatgatcggcgagcgatagaaaataaatggatctttaagaagaagacggacgcagatggaaatgttaccatctataaagctcgacttgtcgctaagggttatcgacaagttcaaggagttgactacgatgagaccttctcacccgtagcgaagctgaagtccgtccgaatcatgttagcaattaccacattctacgattatgaaatatggcaaatggacgtcaaaacggcattccttaatggcttccttaaggaagaattgtatatgatgcagccggaaggttttgtcgatcctaagaatgctgacaaagtatgcaagctccagtgctcaatctatgggctggtgcaggcatctcggagttggaacattcgctttgatgagatgatcaaagcgtttgggtttacgcagacttatggagaaggctgtgtttacaagaaagtgagtgggagctctgtagcatttctcttattatatgtggatgacatactattgatgggaaatgatatagaattcttggaaagtataaaggcctacttgaataagtgtttttcaatgaaggaccttggagaagctgcttacatattaggcatcaagatctatagagatagatcgagacgcctcataggtctttcacaaagcacataccttgacaagatattgaagaagttcaatatggatcagtccaagaaggggttcttgcctgtattgcaaggggtgagattgagcacggctcaatgcccgaccacggcagaagatagagaaaagatgagtgtcgtcccctatgcctcggccatagggtctattatgtatgccatgctgtgtaccagacctgatgtaaaccttgccgtaagtttggtaggaaggtaccaaagtaatcccggcatggaacactggacagcggtcatgaacatcctgaagtacctgaaaaggactaaggatatgtttctcgtttatggaggtgacgaagagctcgtcgtaaagggttacgtcgatgctagcttcgacacagatctggatgactctaagtcacaaaccggatacgtgtatattttgaatggtggggcagtcagctggtgcagttgcaagcaaagcatcgtggcgggatctacatgtgaagcggagtacatggcagcctcggaggcagcacatgaagcaatctggatgaaggagttcattgccgacctaggagttattcccaatgcattggggccgatgactctcttctgtgacaacactggagctattacccttgccaaggagcccaggtttcacaagaagaccaggtacatcaagcgtcgcttcaaatccattcgtgaaaatgttcaaaatggagacatagatatttgtaaagtgcatacagatttgaatgtcgcagatccgttgactaaacctcttccacgagcaaaacatgatcaacaccagaactctatgggtgtacgattcatcacaatgtaactagattattgactctagtgcaagtgggagactgttggaaatatgccctagaggcaataataaaatggttattattatatttccttgttcatgataattgtctgttgttcatgctttaattgtgttatccggaaatcataatacatgtgtgaatacatagaccataacatgtccctagtgagcctctagttgactagctcgttgatcaatagatggttacagtttcctgaccatggacattggatgtcattgataacgggatcacatcattaggagaatgatgtgatggacaagacccagtcctaagcatagctcaaagatcgtgtagttcgtttgctagagcttttccaatgtcaagtatcttctccttagaccatgagatcgtgcaactcccggataccgtaggaatgctttgggtgtaccaaacgtcacaacgtaactgggtggctataaaggtgcactacaggtatctccgaaagtgtctgttgggttggctcggatcgagactgggatttgtcactccgtatgacggagaggtatctctgggcccactcggtattgcatcatcataatgagctcaatgtgactaagtagttagtcacgggatcatgcattacggaacgagtaaagtgacttgccggtaacgagattgaacgaggtattgggataccgacgatcgaatctcgggcaagtaaagtaccgattgacaaagggaattgtatacgggattgcttgaatcctcgacatcgtggttcatccgatgagatcatcgtggaacatgtgggagccaacatgggtatccagatcccgctgttggttattggctagagaggtgtctcggtcatgtctgcatgattcccgaacccgtagggtctacacacttaaggttcgatgacgctagggttataaggaaggtttgtatgtgattaccgaatgttgttcggagtcccggatgagatcccggacgtcacgaggagtttcggaatggtctggaggtaaagatttatatatgggaagtcaccatacggtcaccggaagtgttcgggggtatgccggtattgtgccgggaccaccgaaggggttccgggggtccaccggaagggtccacctgccccggagggccttatgggctgtaggtggaagggaaccagccctaagtgggctgggcgccaacccccctagggcccatgcgcctagggtttggggaaccctaaaggggggcgccccccttgcttggggggcaaaccacctccccctggccgccacccctcccaccagatgggatctgagggggccggcccccctctcccttgcccctatatatagtggaggggtgggagggcagccatacctttcccaaggcgcaacccctcccctccccaacacctctcctcctccgcgtgtgcttggcgaagccctgtcggagaactgtcactccaccaccaccacgccgtcgtgctgctgttggagccttctttctcaacctctccttcctccttgctggatcaaggcgtgggagacgtcaccgctccgtacgtgtgttgaacgcggaggtgccgtccgttcggcgcttggatcatcggtgatttggatcacgacgagtacgactccatcaaccccgttctcttgaacgcttccgctcgtgatctacaagggtatgtagatgcactcctcccctctcgttgctagtaaactccatagattgatcttggtgatgcgtagaaaattttaatttctgctatgatccccaacaggaGCAACCTTGGAGGAAATAAAGACATTGCTGGCTACTAACCCTATCCTTGCAATACCCTAGATTGGCGAGTCAATGATATTATACATCTCGGCCACTTATCAAGTGACTAGTGTTGTCCTGGTGCTTGAGCGCGGGGAGGAAGATCATGCTATTGTTCGATGGTAACTAGGTCGTGCAAGACGAGGTACACTCGTTACGAGAAGATCGCTTACGCGACATTCATGGCATCTCAAAAGTTCTGGCACTATTTTTAAGAATGCTCCATTATAGTTGAAACGAGGTTCCTGTGTCAGATATTATCAACAATAGAGACGCCACAATTGAGCTGCTACCTTTTGAGATTATGTACCATCCTTGCCGGGCCATAAAGTCACAGGTCCTGGCTAACATAGTGGACGCATTGATTATACGCATTGGACTATTTTCTTTGATGGATCAAAAATAATGGTCGGATTGGGGGCTGGGGTAGTCCTGATATCTCCAACTGCCGACAAGATGTGCTACGTGCTGCAAATCATGTATGCAGACTCCAATAACgttgccgagtacgaagccctCCTACACGGTCTTTGCATGGTATGTTCATGGACATCCAGAGGCTCGAGGTCCGAGGCGATTCTGACCTCGCGATATCCTAGATTAATGGTGATTTCGATACCAAGAACCCAATGATGTTAGCATAATGGGAGGCAATACAACAGTCAACAGATGTCTCGTCGGTTCAATGAAAGGCAAATGTTAACATACTTGGAGGCAAAATCCAGTATCTTGGTTGCAGTTCCTCATAGATCGAGTTGCACAAGATTTGACAGTCCATGCACACCATATTCTTTCACTAGGGAATGTTTCTGTCGATAGCAAGACGCATATGGTGGCTTCATCGATCTCAAGACTCGTCGGCTCGGAAGGTACTCGTAATTGTATGATGTGCGTGTTTAGTGTTTCTCAAACTAAAACatgaataattattttattgaCAATTCCGTGAAAAACGAGGTAGCTCTAGCGAGCGGTGACATGGTCAATCAATCTCCACAACTCCGTGGTCTCGGAATTTATCGCCGCACCAAACTACCCCATCCTCGCCATCAATTACCGCGATCCGCCGCGTGCTGGCAGGCAGTCAAGTAACCGTGGCTCCGGTGGTTGGCGCGAGAGCCAAAGGCACTCACTCCATCGCCTCTTGTCTCCGCCCACCCAACGTTCAGCAGGAGGGAGCCAAGTGTCcttccgcgccgccccgccccgcgtcCACAGGTCTCGTCATCCCCGCTGAGATtctccccctctccctttccccgtCGGCACCTCCTAGGCTGACACTGTTGAGTGAGTTCCAGCAGCATCCGAGGCCGAGCTCCGCACATTCTCGCACAATGCGCGGCCACTCGACGACACCCGCCGCTCACGATGTTTTTCTGTTGATCTAGGATCGGCGCGCGTCCCGAGGTTCCCGTTGGCCAGGATCCCAGGCTCGCCCGTCGACTCGCTCAAGGTGAGCCCCCCTCCGATCCGGTTTCGTTGGATTGGATACGGGATACCCCCAAATGCGGAGATTCATATCTAATCATACTCAACGGGTTATCATTTCTCGCGTTCCAGTGCCAAATCTTTGCCGCTGATGGTTTTTCTTTGACTGTGCAATGCATGTCCAGTGGAAAGATGGGGTGCGAAAGGTGCGAGCGGAGGGATGAACTCGACTACTGCAATTTGGATGACCGGGAGAAACACTTCCTGATGTTCATTGTCGATGACTGTGGTCAGGAGATGGTAAATCACATTCAACCACGCTACTCTTTTCATTTCCTTGTGTTTCTTCTTTCCCCCCCATTATTCTGTGGAGTTTAGAGTCATGGAGTCGATGAACAAAGTTGTTGCTTCTGATCAAATTAGTCATGCTGGTTTATCAGATTTTTCCGTCAGATTCTATTGTTCGATGATAACTAGGTCGGTTACCTGCTTGATGTAGCGCAGAGCCACAGACACCCTCCTCTGTTTTTAGTCCTAGCCATCCATCGGTCAAGGGTACATTTGACCATACATACTTGCTGTTTTTTTGTGTGTGATACAtgcgtatttagacaaatctaagacaagaattttgggacagagggagtacatatggTTAGCTATTGGCCGACTAAAAAAGGAAGACTTTCGTGCAAAGAGAAATGGAACATTTTAATTTGTACTTAATTGTTCCTTTCCAATTAATAATTTCTCAATTTCACCTACATTAACACTGAAAAGACAACTTTCCTCAATTCCTCTACCTTTTTGTATGGCATTGATACAGTTTGCAAGAATTGTACCTACATGAGCATTTAAATAACAAAATGTACTTTTGTGCTCCCAATTAGCACATATTAACAATAGATCGGAAGGTGAATACTTTCTTATTTATTATGATATTTTCTCAACCGTTTTACTTCCACCCCATTCGTCGATTGTTGAACTTTGATTTTACATGTATATACCTGTACAAATAATTTGTTGCGTCATGTCTGCAAGTTTTACCCCTTTTCTCGCATTTCAATAATTTCGAGAATAAAAAATTCAGACTTGTACATTTGGAATACTCTGTGCACTTGCGAAAACTTTATGTAATGATATGCATGAGAACTATTCGGGTCGAAAACATACGCGTGAGAAACTAATGGCTTATAGTAAAATTGGCACGCCTTGGAATCTACGAGATAATAATGATCTCTATGATTGGATAATGAAAAACTAATGTTTCACAGTAAAAATGGTGCGAATGCAGTTTTTTAGGGGAATAAGTTTGATATGTTCTGTACACTACTGCATATGCCAGTGAATTGTATCCAAGTGATGCATGTTCTTGAAAAAAAAAATCCAAGCGATGCAATACTTTAGAAATTTGGATATATATTCTGCTCACGTTTATTCTTGTAAAAGTTCATTTCAGTGTTAGCATTGAAAGGTCTTCATAACTGAGATTTAACCTAGGGCTGAGAGTAGAGATTGAGTATCGGTTGTGTTACCATGCGATCTTTCTATGTTATTGATTGTATTCTTTGTTTAATCAGTTACCTTGGAAGCTGAAACTCCATATAGTAGTGTACTATTGTAGGGATATGAACAGACTGTGAAAGTATGCATTACCTCTGCAACATTTTTTCATGAATCAAAATGATTAGCGTGATAGCATAAACACTAAATGCCCGGAGAGTGAAGGTAGAGAAGTAAGCTAGTGCCTTTTCTTTCGTCATGTTCTCAAGAGAGATATCAAATATCTTATTTACGCCACACTTGCTCGTTGTTTACTGACCTCACAAGAACCATGCTCTTAAAGTTTGAACTGTATTATTAATCCTGGTTCTTTCTGCAGATCGTCCCAGATGAATTTCTGAGACGTTTCAGGGGTGAGATCCCAACGGAGATCAAGCTAGAAACACGAAATGGTCACAGTTACACCATTGGAGTTGCCAAGTATCCAGATAAACTAGTTCTTCAAGCGGGATGGGGAACATTCGTCAAAACCTATGATCTACATATGGACGACTGTGTGGTATTCAGATACAAAGGAAACTCTCAGTTTGATGTCATAGTTTTTGATCGATTTGGTCGCGAGAAACCATTCTCTGTTATTAGAGACAATGCTCCTCCTGTACAGGAAAGTCACAACAGCGGTACTGAAAATTTGGACCGTTCTCATGGTCATTCTCAGCCCATGGAAGTGCAATCGCCTATTGCAACTGCCAACCATTCTGACAGGCGTCCTCAGCCCATGCGAATGCAACCACCTACTGAAAATGCAAACCCTTCTCATGCGCATCCTCAGCCCATGCGAATGCAACCACctactgaaaatttggatgatCCTGTTGGTTTTAGTCCGCCTACTGAAAATGTGAACAATTTGTTTGGCCATAGTCAGCCTACGCAAATGCAACCATCTACTGAGGCTGTGGATCATTTTGTGCAAATGCAACCATCTACCGAGGCTGTGGATCATTCTAATGGTCATGCTCAGACCATGCAAATGCAACCATCTAGCGAGGTCGTGGATCATTCTAATGGTCATGCTCAGACCATGCAAATGCAACTGTTTTGTAGACCTACCAAGCTGAGACAAACAAAGCTTCAATGGGATTACTCGAGTATGGGCAACAAGACAGCGACGAGTCCTTCAGGTACTCCCAGTGAGTTATTTCTTGCAATTTTTTATTATGGAGATACAATTCCATTCCAATCAAACTTGATGTTTCCATATTTTATTGACATATTGATTAGTTATTTTCATTTTGTTCACAGGAGATTCTTTGTCCTCTGAACATGACATTGAAGGTTGTGCTTCACCTAGATACACGCTCATACATAATGCCAGTCTAAATACAGTGCAGAAGGAGGAAGTTGATGAGAAGGTCAAATCTATTCATGAGGACAATCCAATCTTTGTGGCTGTGATGAGGAGGTTCAATGTTACAGGAACGTGCACTTTAGTGAGTGTTGAATTTTTACTGTTGAAGGAGCATTCTTCTAGAACTGTGCATCAAGCTTATTAGTAAACCATAGTTTTCTGTTGAAAGTACTGTTTTGAATGCTTTCACTCGTTAACCCTTCCATGACTAAACTTCCAGATTCTATACCTCCTATTATTTTGCACTTTACATGAATGCCATTATCTAATTATCTTCCCCCAATTATGTCACTAGACTTTCTCCAAGAAATATGTTCAGACGCATGTGGGTGATAAGGAGCGAAGGGTATGTCTTCAGCGATTTGGCAAGAGGTGGGATGTGCAATTCAGCAGTAGCCGTGAAGTCAAAAGGATTGTTAGTGGCTGGCGGAAGTTTGtgaaagacaatgatgtagagaccGGTGATATCTGCATCTTTGAATTGTTGAAGATTGATGAGATGTGCACAATGGAGGTCCATATCATCCATGCAAAGGATTTTGGTAGACCCTCCCAAATTGGTGGGCGGAGTGTCGAAGGACGGTGTAAAGAAGCTACTACTAAAACTGTGGAACCTTCTCATTCTCGTCCTCAGCTCGTGCAAATGCAATTACGTAATGCAAGTGTAGAGGATTCTTATTCTCGTCCTCAGCCCATGGAAATGCAATCACCCTCAAAGGAAAGAAAGATACGAGTTGAAACGGTTAACTCGAGTCCGGGCAACGAGGGTATGACGAGTTCTTCCTTCTCTGATTCATGCAGTTCATGTTACTAGAGACACAGTCGTTCCTTCCAAATCATATGTGGTATCGTCATCTTCCACAGCTATATTGAATAGTTGTTTTGTTCTTTTCTTCGTGCAGGAGATTCTTCGATGTCAGAGGATAGTGTCACTTTGACTGGTTGCATCGGTGTGCATTTGAGGCGCATACCTTTAATTCAGAAGAAGGTAGTGAAGCAGAAGGTCGACCTTATTGGTTCTGAAATTCCCATCTGTGTGCTCGTGATGCAGAAGACCAATGTTACAGGAAGATTCTCTCTAGTGAGTTCCATATTTTATTATATAATTTCCTTCGAAACAAATGTTTTATTCTTCTGTGCATAATCTGCTAGTGCTACGGTAGTGCATTTCTTATGTTTCTTTTAGAACTAGGTAGTGCATTTGCTGTTATGTGGGGATGATCGCATACCATCACAGGCCACTAGCCCAAAGCCACAAGAAGTGTCGCGCTAAGGCTATTTAGGAGCAGCCTCTGCCTAGATGTGTAACCATGTTAGGTTTGCTATTTCCTTCTGGAGTTTAGACATATATTTCCATTTTGTTAGGTTTCTTAGCCCCCAAGTCGATGTTTTTCATCTAATAAGACTCTTGCACATAGCTATATGATGCCACCCTAGACCCTAATTCATTATCAACCAAGCAACAATGTACCTCTTACCAGTCTATTCTCCTATCCTGAGAATCGACGCTCCGGGCTGCCGTGGCTACAAACTCCAATCAATCTATGCTCGATCCAGTGTTCATACCAACATATGCCTTGTTGAACTTTTGCTCACAGATAAAAACACTATTGTGAATGCTGCAGATTCATAACCTGTAGTTGATTATTTCACTTCCTTTTTCAACTTGACTAGGAGTAATAATTTTCACTTCTTGATTTCCTTGAACACCATCATCTGACATTCTTCTTTTCCCTGTCTGTAACCAACCAGAGCATCTCCAAGAGATATGTCCGCAGATATCTGGGGGACGAGGTGCGAAGCATCTGGCTGGAGCGAGACGGGGAGAGGTGCCAAGTGACGCTGGGACGCGGGCCTCAGAACAACAGGGTTGTGGGTGGATGGGTAAAGTTCGCCAAGGAGAACGGGCTGCGGCCGGGCGATGTCTGCCTCCTCGAGCGGCTGAGGCACTGCAAGGAGTGCACGATGAAGGTCCACATCGTCCGCCGCGTAAAGCGTGCCTGTTGATCAACAGTG
Proteins encoded:
- the LOC123096646 gene encoding B3 domain-containing protein_Os12g40080, translating into PWLRWLAREPKALTPSPLVSAHPTFSRREPSVLPRRPAPRPQDRRASRGSRWPGSQARPSTRSSGKMGCERCERRDELDYCNLDDREKHFLMFIVDDCGQEMIVPDEFLRRFRGEIPTEIKLETRNGHSYTIGVAKYPDKLVLQAGWGTFVKTYDLHMDDCVVFRYKGNSQFDVIVFDRFGREKPFSVIRDNAPPVQESHNSGTENLDRSHGHSQPMEVQSPIATANHSDRRPQPMRMQPPTENANPSHAHPQPMRMQPPTENLDDPVGFSPPTENVNNLFGHSQPTQMQPSTEAVDHFVQMQPSTEAVDHSNGHAQTMQMQPSSEVVDHSNGHAQTMQMQLFCRPTKLRQTKLQWDYSSMGNKTATSPSGDSLSSEHDIEGCASPRYTLIHNASLNTVQKEEVDEKVKSIHEDNPIFVAVMRRFNVTGTCTLTFSKKYVQTHVGDKERRVCLQRFGKRWDVQFSSSREVKRIVSGWRKFVKDNDVETGDICIFELLKIDEMCTMEVHIIHAKDFGRPSQIGGRSVEGRCKEATTKTVEPSHSRPQLVQMQLRNASVEDSYSRPQPMEMQSPSKERKIRVETVNSSPGNEGDSSMSEDSVTLTGCIGVHLRRIPLIQKKVVKQKVDLIGSEIPICVLVMQKTNVTGRFSLSISKRYVRRYLGDEVRSIWLERDGERCQVTLGRGPQNNRVVGGWVKFAKENGLRPGDVCLLERLRHCKECTMKVHIVRRVKRAC